GGACAAGAGGGAGTAACCAGGACTAGATTTACCCTCCCACCTGACATAACTGAAAAATTTACCCTCCCACCTGACATTTACCCTCCCACCTGAATAACCAGGACTAGATTCACCCTCCCACCTGACATATGTTAAGTATTTACCCTCCCACCTGACATTTACTTGCTCCTGGAATTGGGCAAAATGTATGAAAACATAGGTTTTCTGCAATTCAGAACAGTGATCCCTGAGGTGGAGAAACAAAGGTGGGAGCCGAGGTGTGGTGGTtccaggctgctgggcagggagcaGCCCTGTGTGTTCTCCCCGAGTGGAAGATGAGCTGGGAATCAGGGGAGACAGCTTTGTGGAGTCCCGTGCCTGGCCTtccccaccctgttgtctgtgtccataggtaatacatacatacatgtaagatctttggctaatctcttcccacacctctctactcccctctgagattcgtcattctgtttcatgtttccatgcctctggttctattttattcaccagtttattttcttcattaggtgtcttgttcatttattttggtttatagattcagttgttgatagatatgtatttagtGCTATTTTAATGTTGTTCTtccactttctcctcctcctcttcctcttcttaaagactacccttcaacatttcctgtaacactggtttggtgctgatgaactcctttagctttttcttgtctgtgaagctctttatctgaccttcaattctgaatgagagctttgctggctagtgtaatcttggttgtaggtccttgctattcatcactttgaatattttttgccactccttctggtctgcaaagtttctgttgagaaatcagctgacagctgtGTGGATGCACCCTTGTAGGTAAATAACTGctattctcttgctgcttttaagactctCTTTGTCTTGCccatccagcatggctcagtggttgagcatagacctaagAAccacaggaggtcagggtttgattcccggttggggcacatgcctgggttgcaggctcgatcctcagtgtggggtgtgcaggaggcagccaatcaatgatcctcattattgatgtttctatctctctatacctctcccttcctctctgaaatcaataaaaatatatttaaaaaacaaaaaattctctttgtctttaacccttggcatttcaatgatgatgtgtcttggtgtggtcctctttggcttcctcttgtttggggttctgtgcacttcctggacttgtaagtctatttctttcaccaggtgggggaacttttctgtcattatttcttcaaataggttttcagtatcttgctctctcttctccttctgacaccccATAAtgagaatgttggtatgcttgaagttgtcccagaggctccttacaccatcttcatatttttttactcttttttttctttttgctcttctaattgggtgtttttgtttcctcatattccaaatcattgatttgattcttgggatcctctactctactgttgaaaccctgtaaattattctttatttcagttagtgtctgtttaatttctgactggtccttttttatgtcttagACATTCTCACttagatccttgaaagtctcactaagtcccttgaagctctcattaagatccttgagtaaccttataaccatggttttgaattctgtatccagtttgcttgcttccatttctttcatttgtgacatgtgtctttgtctccgcattttggctgcttccctgtgtttgtttctgtgtattaggtagatctgctatgtctcctggaattggtgagtgaccttgtgtagtagatgtcctgtagggcccagtggttctgTTATGATTTATCTAGATTGGGTCTCAGCATCAGTATTAAAGCATGGTCTCCCCATGTTTGCTTGGGGATCTGACACAGTGATTCCAACTTCCACTTTATGCTAGGCTTCTTTCCCAGcatagcagtgtgtgtgtgtgtgtgtgtgtgtgtgtgtgtgtgtgtgtgtgggtgtgtgtggtgtgtgagatTATAAATATGGCTCCCTTCATAGACATCGGGTCTCTGTTTTAGAGCAGCCAGTCTTTGGAAATACACCAGAACTGGAGAAGAATCCCAGGAATTCCCAAAAGGGTGTGTAAGGCCCTGTTTCGGTGATGTCATGCCTTTCTCTCCCCAGTGAGTGTTGCAGAGAGCTGCTGGACACGGTGGACAACTATGCAGTGCTCCAGCTGGACATAGTGTGGTGTTACTTCCGCTTGGAGCAACTGGAATGCCTTGAcgatgcagaaaaaaaattaaacttggcccagaaatgctttaaaaattgctATGGAGAAAATCATCAGAGACTGGTCCACATAAAAGTACGTTACTGTAATTAGTTAGAGGTGTTATTGAGCCCGTTTCTAGAATTTGAGTTCATTTCTACCGCAGTGTTTAGACTGTGCCCAGAGGCGATTGGCTGTTACTTTGGTCTGTGCAGCATTTAGCCCAGAGGAACATGGTCACCTCTTCATGGAACCCCTCTGATCACCTGACTGAGGGGGCAGGTGACTGTTCAGTAGAGTCTATTGGGAgattaaaatgcagaaaatagGTATTTTGAAGAATAATAGTTCCCATGAATGAGTCAGCTCAAGTGCTGTGATTTGAATAAGGATTTTTCTCAGGTGATTTCCACGTCATCGGAATGCTGCTTGGGGATGACAGGGAGCATAAGCTGTTCCTGGTTTGGGTTCTGCATACTTCTCACTGAGCACCGGGGCCACTGCCCTGGAGATCTGGAGACAGGTTTTCTGATACCATTTCTTCCATGTGGGCCAGAGGGGTCATTGTCCTCTGGAATCTTCCCCGTGACCATCAGCAAGAGTAAAAATACAGGCATCTTAGTAATTCCATTTTACTCCCGTGGAGGTGAATGGAATTACAAATGCGACTATCATTGACCTGTACTTAGAAGTAAGACAGTTTTATCCTTTTTCCCTCCCAATAATTTTAGGGAAATTGTGGAAAAGAGAAGGTGTTGTTTTTAAGACTTTACTTGCTTCAGGGTATCCGAAATTATCACAGTGGAAATGGTGAAGAGGCTTGTGAGTATCTCAACAAGGTAAGAAAATGAACACTCAGAGCAGTAACCATTTCacctatgttttgttttgttttttaaatcttcacccgaaGACATGCTtctattgactttagagagagaaacatctatctgtggccttccatatgcaccccaacactcgggggatcgaacctgcaacccaggcatgctccctgaccaggaattaaacccacaactttttggtgtacggaacagtgctccaaccaactgagccacctggccaggccatctatgttctttttttttttttttttttttatccctagAAGTTAGGTATTTTATaaactcaactagaggcctggtgcacgaattcatgcatgggtggggtctggccggcccaccccaatcggggctgaTCTGGCGGGGCCGGGTGCCGCGGGCAGTTGGctgactggccccgccccctggtcgaactcctggtcgaggggacaatttgcatattagccttttattatataggatagtttgtGACTTGTGATGACCATAGATCTGTTTCCCATCCCTTCTCTCTTAGATTACCATaaacatatttgtatttattagGGGTCAGGCCAGATGCCACACAATAAGAAAACCTTTAAAAGATGGTGACTTTAATTGGCTAGAAGTTTCTTTGTGTCATCCAACCACCTAGAGGCAAGCaggccagggcagcagaggcCCTGCTATGGCATTGAAGGTTGGTCTTGTCAGTGCCTCTtccagccagcagagggggcaagTGAGTCTTTAGAGAAAGAACCAGAAGTTATGCCCCTCAATACTGCTAAATGCAATCGCCTGGACTTAACCAGATGGCTACCCCCAGCTCAAGGGAGAGTGAGAAATACCTCTGCACAGCTCAGATTCAGGGAATTTATTGCAAAAAGGAGAGGATGAAGGAACCAGCCCCTTCCTCACTATTCAGCCTATTTTCTCCTGTTACGTTGTGGATAAGTCATGTGAGCAGTGTTGCCTGTCTGCATTTTCATGGAGAGTTTTTAAAGCCTGACACTCCCTAATTCCCATTGAGAATAGTCTAATCTCCTCCAGGCTTAGCTCTGTGTTAAATATTATTGTTGCATTGGTTGTATGACTCTTCTATTTTCCTGTCTGTAGGCTCGTCAGCTCTTTAAAGAGCTATATATTGATCCATCAAAAGTTCACAATTTGTTGCAGTTGGGTTTTACTGCCCAGGAAGCCCGGCTTGGCCTCAGGGCCTGTGACGGGAACGTGGACCACGCAGCCATCCACATTACCAACCGCAGAGAGGTACCTTAACGTGGTCTCCGGACCCTGGTTTGCCGCCTGTGCTGTTAGTAGGTGTGAAACCTGAAGCATAGCCAGCTCATTTCTGAAGTGCCTTAGCTCTCGGAtatgaaagaacaggaaaagaTAATTCCATAGTAGGTATTAACAAGGAACTCCGCCACCTCAGGCTGGGAAGTCAGGAAGAGCTGGTCATTTTAACTGCGTTCAGTTTCAGACAGTGCAGTCTCTTATCGCCTGCTCTGGTGGCAGGTAGCTCCTAAGTACAGTGACCCAAGCAGTCTTCTCTcgcttttctatttttatcataGTACAGTGCTGGAAACCCTTGTACAGGGTCATATTTTCCCATAGGGCCATGGTTGTGGTTTGAGATGGTATTCTTGCCTAGAAACATGAGTCAAATCATAGGAACAACCAATATTATGTTATGGAAGTAAAGGCACAAAATTATCGTTTAAAACAAGTAGAAATAAGTACACTGAAAGAACTGTAGGATTTTGGAGTTGGAAGGAACGTTACATGACTAATATGCTAGTTTCACAGTAAAGAAGCTGAGGTCCGGAGAGCGTTAATGATGGGATAGTGAGAGGTGGAACCACCTTCTTCTCTCTGACACACGAAGCTGGTGTAGATTGCCTCAGGTCCAGTAGCTGTAAACCCAGCCACAGAAATCTCCGGGTTGAGGCAGAGACTCAGAGAGCCCGATTCTGTGTGCTTGCATTTGTCGCAGGCTACTTCAGTGTTAATGGGAAGCAAACATCGCTGATACCGTACTTACTACTGGACCATTACTTGATTATCAGCAAGATTTCTTTAGCATTTGGAAAGCCACtgttttaaaatgagataatttgaAAAATCATTCTCATCGTTTCTTGCACCTTATAAACCCAGAGTGTGGTGGGGGAATCAGCAGCTATGGCATCacccaggacccctcccccatTCAGAATCCACATTTTATCAAGAGCCCAGTGATTCATCAGAGGCTGAGCAGCCCTCCCACCCATGCAGAATGTTCTTCCAGCCCCTCCCTAGAAGGGGTCCGTCCACCTCTCTGGGACCCAGCAGTGAGCTCGCTGGGTCTGTGTGGCAGTTCTGGTGCTGGCTGGTGGTAGCTATGAGgtgctctcttcccctctgactgAAGTCTCCTGCTCCCACTGGCCTGCACCGGGAGCCCCTCCAGAATGTCTGCCCTGCAGCCCTCATGCCGTTGACAAGCCGAGACTGGCAGGGGGTCACCTGCCTTCAGCCCCACAAATCCTGTGGAGCATAGATTGAAAAGGCTTTCTACAGCACCTCAGTCCCCACTTAGTGAATTTTGCTGTTTTCCTGAAGGAATTGGCCCAAataagaagagaggaaaaagagaagagaagacgCCGCCTGGAGAACATCAACTCTTTGAAAGGAATGGGCTACTCCATTCACGCAGCCAAGCAGGCCCTCCATCAGGCCAGCGGGAACCTGGATGCGGCCCTGAAGGTAACACCCGTCCCCTGAGCAGCCCCTCTTCTGGGCCCCGGCACCGCTTCCTCCACTTCTCCACTTGAGCTCCTCTCCAGTGTCCTTCCCACTGCATGGAGCCCCACTCCTATGGGCCCTCCTTCCTGGTTTGGATCTGAGGGTCAGTACTGCCTTGTCCTCGAACCCGTGACAGAGATAGCATGATGGGCCTCATCTCGTCCCTACCTTTGGCAGGAAGCCTTTGAacacctgcctgcccacccagccccatTGGGGTCCCTGTTCTCTGCTTCCACAGCACCTTTGCATAGTTCACCACACTGTCCCCAGGGTGTGAGCCCTGTGGCTGCGTCCGCCTGGCACGTAATAGCTGCTCAGTCTCTGCACAAGTGAGCAGGTGTTGGTGCTGAGTGAAGGCTATTCTTGTGTGTTTTAGATTCTTCTCAGTAATCCCCACATGTGGTGGTTCAGTGATTCTGATCCCAACACCAACAACCATCAAGAGAGCCCTTCCCAGGAAAACATTGACCAAGTAAGTGAGTCATCGGTACCCGCTCCGCCTGCCCGGCCTCGGGTGGGATTGGTGGGGTGACaaagctggcagggggacagggcTGAGCCTGGCTCCCCGGACTCCTGGtccagcccagcaccgggagtTGCGGTGGGTGGAAGGGGAGCAGGAGGAGTAAGAAAGGTCTGTGGAGCTCCTCGGTCCACATTTGTCCCCCTTCGCATGAGGCCTTAGTAACGAGGTTCGGGTAGCACTTGCCTCAGCCCATGAGCTCCCGCCTTTCTGATGACCAGGCACCAACAGGCGGGAGGCCGTCTTCCTCCACGCTTCCCAGGCCGAGTGATGGTGCTGGCGAGCGGCGTGTGCAGAAGGCCCGTGCTGGGACACGCATGCCGAGGGTTTTAAAAACCTATTCCCTTGGCAATAAGGCTGAGCTGGCTGCACGGGGGACAGGAGTGTTGGATGTGTGCCAGCTCCGGGCAGCCCAGCCTCAGCATGGCCGCCACCCCGTGTTCTCCCCCAGCTGGTGTACATGGGCTTTGACACAGTAGCAGCCGAAGCCGCCCTGAGAGTGTTCAAGGGAAACGTCCAGCTGGCAGCTCAGACCCTTGCTCACAACGGAGGCAGTCTTCCTCCTGACCTGCAGTTCCCGCTGGAAGATTCTCCATCAACGCCAACCACGTCCCTCTCTGATTCTGCAGGTCGGTCTGGGCCTCTGCACacggaggaagaggagggtggggatgtGACATCGGTAGACCTCCCTGGGGACTGAGCAGGGCACGGACATCTGACCCGGCTGCGTGGTGTGGCCAGGGCAGTTGTGGCCGAGCTGACGTGGATCAGTGCGGTCTCTCGTGGGGTTTTCTCCGCTTTGTGTTCTCCGTCGACTCACTTGTCACTGCGTGACTGTGTTGCAGGAACCTCTGGTGTCTCCACAGATGAAGATATGGAGACAGAGGCCATCAATGAAATACTGGAAGATCTTCCAGAACATGAAGAGGATTATCTTGACTCAACTCTGGAAGACGAAGAAATTATTATTGCAGAGTACTTATCCTATGTAGAAAATATAAAGTCAgcaacaaagaaaaactaaataatgAACAGAAAGAAGCACTAAGTTTCTGCTTATAAATTCCATCATTACGAAAAGTGTAATGCaggttttccctttttttccttcttacttTTCTCTAATTTTGCTCCAGAGTGCTTCCTACTTGAGTgtaggaggggcaggcaggggacagGGACGGGTAAAGTTAGTGGAGActtggggagggggccggggtgTGGTCCCTCAGGGTGATTTGGGGCAAGAGCTCCCTGCTGGGTTTCTTTCCTCCGAGAAATGGGAAGGACTGGAGAAGAGGGCCTGGGGAAGGTTGCAGGTGAGATCATGGGGAGGGAGCGCTCCGATCTGTCTCCTCACCTTGCCTGGCTCTCCTGCCCTGAGCCCACGGCTCCTCTTTCCGTTCTTCCCGTGATGCAGCTCTGCCTTGCTGCTTCACACTCTGCCCCGTCCCTGAAGGTTCTTTAAATCTCCAACCATTCCAAGCGCTTTGGGGGCATAAAAATGGGCATCAGCTTTAGCAGCCAAACCGAATTATGCCAGACGCTTCAGCCTGCAACGTCAGTGTTTTATGCTCTTAGTTTAGTAAAATATGCTCTTGAAATTCAGAATTTATATGTGTTCAaattctttacaaaaataaaatttattaaataggaAAGTCTTAAACTCTTAACAAAAGcacttatttttaattagcattttcagACGCTATACTGCCACATTAAACTCACTGCTGGCTGAGTTACCTACAGAGATTAAGATACGTTTTCTGCAGATTTTGTGGGATTTGGGGGGATATAGATATTACAGAAGACT
The genomic region above belongs to Eptesicus fuscus isolate TK198812 chromosome 14, DD_ASM_mEF_20220401, whole genome shotgun sequence and contains:
- the NUB1 gene encoding NEDD8 ultimate buster 1 isoform X2, which gives rise to MAQKKYLQAKLTQFLREDRIQLWKPPYTDENKEVGLALKDLAKKYSDKLECCENEVEKIIEEIRCKAIERGTGNENYKTTGIATIEVFLPPRLRKDRKNLLETRLHITGRELRAKIAETFGFQENYIKIVINKKQLQLGKALEEQGVTHNVKAMVLELKQSEEDARKNFQVEEEEQNEAELKEKRIQRTKKGLEILAERGEMVDSETTPYLEIANQTGRSIKIPPSERKALTLAMGYHEKGRAFLKRKEYGIALPCLLDADKYFCECCRELLDTVDNYAVLQLDIVWCYFRLEQLECLDDAEKKLNLAQKCFKNCYGENHQRLVHIKARQLFKELYIDPSKVHNLLQLGFTAQEARLGLRACDGNVDHAAIHITNRREELAQIRREEKEKRRRRLENINSLKGMGYSIHAAKQALHQASGNLDAALKILLSNPHMWWFSDSDPNTNNHQESPSQENIDQLVYMGFDTVAAEAALRVFKGNVQLAAQTLAHNGGSLPPDLQFPLEDSPSTPTTSLSDSAGTSGVSTDEDMETEAINEILEDLPEHEEDYLDSTLEDEEIIIAEYLSYVENIKSATKKN
- the NUB1 gene encoding NEDD8 ultimate buster 1 isoform X1, which encodes MAQKKYLQAKLTQFLREDRIQLWKPPYTDENKEVGLALKDLAKKYSDKLECCENEVEKIIEEIRCKAIERGTGNENYKTTGIATIEVFLPPRLRKDRKNLLETRLHITGRELRAKIAETFGFQENYIKIVINKKQLQLGKALEEQGVTHNVKAMVLELKQSEEDARKNFQVEEEEQNEAELKEKRIQRTKKGLEILAERGEMVDSETTPYLEIANQTGRSIKIPPSERKALTLAMGYHEKGRAFLKRKEYGIALPCLLDADKYFCECCRELLDTVDNYAVLQLDIVWCYFRLEQLECLDDAEKKLNLAQKCFKNCYGENHQRLVHIKGNCGKEKVLFLRLYLLQGIRNYHSGNGEEACEYLNKARQLFKELYIDPSKVHNLLQLGFTAQEARLGLRACDGNVDHAAIHITNRREELAQIRREEKEKRRRRLENINSLKGMGYSIHAAKQALHQASGNLDAALKILLSNPHMWWFSDSDPNTNNHQESPSQENIDQLVYMGFDTVAAEAALRVFKGNVQLAAQTLAHNGGSLPPDLQFPLEDSPSTPTTSLSDSAGTSGVSTDEDMETEAINEILEDLPEHEEDYLDSTLEDEEIIIAEYLSYVENIKSATKKN